The Chanodichthys erythropterus isolate Z2021 chromosome 5, ASM2448905v1, whole genome shotgun sequence sequence ATTGTATTAAAACCAGTTATGGTTCGCAAGCATTATAATGATAGTATTTGGAGAGgacagaaataaaaaacaaacacattcaaaaACACATAGTCCCcatgtttagatttttttatggactgaagaaataaaattcTGAAATCTGGTCACTATAACATAATCTGGATGTTATCTTTACACACACAAAGGAAATCTAATGTAAAGAAgtgaagaaaataaatatattttaacatgacTTACAATTCAGATTAATTTATATATCATGGTATTTAAGTAAAGTGAGTCAGTGATAACCACAGTCCTAAATATTTTATAGTCAGTTTAATTCTATGAAGAAAATCCACAAAAGTCTGCAAAAAGTTGTTTTATACTCTTTGTGATGTTTATAGATTGACATTATAAGGGCAAAGATGAGTAGATGAATGGAGGTTGATGTTGATGGGGCAGAtttttttacatgtaaatgtgaaGACTGGAGACAAAAGAATATTGATCAGAGCATTTTGTTGTGTTTCACACAGGGTAAGAGCGTGAATGTGAGCAGGGCAAAGACAAAGGAACATAAATGGGGCTGTTTGCAGCATGTCTGGCATATGACAATGGATGAATGGGTGATTGGGAATGGGAGTAGAGCACCAGGAGTCTGCTTTGTCTCCAGAATAGAGTCTTAGGAAATGCTTCAGTTTCAGAGAAAGTGGAGTCAAGAGTTTTGCATTATCATCGTCAGACTCATACCACAACATTGTATCAGACTTGTGAATTTAAGCTCATTGtgcttaatgtttttattttataaactgtgtatatactgtatacagtatattcacagtttattaaaatgaaaatataaaaccagttaGGGTCCGTTTGACCTGCAAatatcataattattattactaataataCCCACAACAATAAAaagatacaaaaatatataatatattctgACCAGTAAACTAGAAAAATGTCccagtttgacacgcaatccgtATCACTGATTCAAacaaaagcttcgaagcagtatTTTCAAATCGGCTGTCACTAGATATTgctgaaaagtcgttattttggttttttgttgcacaaaaagtattctcatcgctttataacattaaggtagaACCATTGCACTCacttgaactgttttaaatatgttttagtagctttctgggcatttgaaagtgtaaattaacttgctgtctatgcaggcctcactgagccatcagattttatcaaaaatatctcaatttgtgttccgaagacgaatgaaggtcttacaggtgtagaacgacatgagggtgagtaattaatgatattattttcaattttgggtgaactaacccttaaagcaCATCATATTTGATATGTGAATTTTTGTTGTGCACAACATGCCTTCTTCTGGCCTCTGATCAATGTCTtataattatgttttaattGCTAATGATGCCAGCTTTTTATTATAATGTTGAATAGccattttatacatataaaaataaatcagtttATAAAAGTATCACTATCATATTGATCTCAATAGTTCTTAGAATTGGatagaaatgaaaaaaaaaaaaaaagtggtgtcACCCATAGACATATAATATGTCTATGGTGTCACCCATTACGCAAGGATACCGCAGAAATTGCACAAACTGGAGTTAAAGTTCATCCCATCTGTAAAATCACTTCTCAACAAGGATAGTTCACAGCTCAAATAAACAGTGCTTAAACACACAAGCCTATCATTTCTGCTTTTAGATCCTCTGGCCAGGTTTACCGGCATTATAAATAATGTTACTGTAACCGCAAtgtttgcataaagaaaaaacaGAAGGATGGAGTTTTCGCAGTCTGAAgcaaagtcatttcactcggcggccatctttaaAACTCCTCTCGGGCAGCTATTTCAGTTTTGCAAGCACAGGGGAAACGTTAGATTCTCCAAAGGATtgcatttcatattttaaatcaccaatgaaatctgaccaCTGTCtcaattttgtttctaaatgctcaaatcaatacatttttcaggctggaccaGCCAATGCATTTGTACAATCATAACTGCGCTCGTAAGAACACTGAGAACCCAGAGCTTCtaatggcagctgcagtgacacgATGACTTTGCCAActggcgattggctcttttatttagaaggcaggaTTTATTCCGCCATTTTGCATGTTGCACTTTCTCCTATTCCTAGTAATATGAGTGCCCTGTCCCTGTTTGTCTGAAGTGCTACAGACCAAACCACACCCAAGAGAGTTACATCACAAAACACCAGGGAATCATGGCACTTTTATTTAGAGTCCACATCTTAAATGTACATCATAATTATTACACCACATTGAAAGagttcatttaatttttgttctCTGGAAAGGCTCTGGAAAACCTTTTTCAAAGTACAACTCAAAGTGATTTAAGAAATCTTTACATAAAGCAAGAATCTGCAAGAAGCGCTGCAGAACTTCAAGTACCTGTGAGTGATACATGGATTTAATTGTAGCATTGATAATCAAATAATCAGTGTTTGAATTTGTTCATACATTAACCAAAGACAACAAGCTTTAAAATGCACCAGACTGTTGTCGCCACCCTGATCAACTTAAGCGTTCAGTCATCGGTTTAAATCATTGGGAGTTAACAGCATGATGATGCAGTAGGGGAGCAACGCTTTGGCTCCAAGTACCCTTCTTATAAATAATGATACATGACAATTCTGAGAACATACGTCACATACGTcacaaatcacacacacacgacACTAAACCACTGTTTAGCTTCATGAAACTGACTGGACCAAATGAACAAGCTTGAAGGTGAagtgagtaaaaaaaacaacaacctagATTTTAACATTATCTGGAGAAATTGAGTGGAGTTTGACTGTGCAAACTTGATGCTAAGGCATTGTGGGCGGTTGGTGTTACTATGGGGTTGCTAAAAAGTTCTAAATGTCTTTTTTCaatgttgctaaggtgttctaaaTGTTAACTGGTCTAAATTAAAAGAGCCCATGCACATCTCTATTATAGTATGGTCCCTCTATAATTCAAGTCCATTCTTCACATCTAGCAGGATTTTTTGGTTGTTTAATTACCTGGAAGGTGAAAAGTTGTAATTTGACATAAACACTTTCCTCAACAAGTGGCAAAATTTCGCTTTCTAACACAAACTTTGGTGCGCATCAATTCCCATACTGTTTAATAGACCTTAGTTAGGGTAATGCCATATTTAAGGCATAGAATTACAGTGCATTCAGTGGATTGTACTGTATTTAACAACATAACATACAGATTATTCAGCTGTCAAAAtgtctttctaaaaaaaacaaaaaaacatttcaaactcaataaaacagttttaaatGTTGCGAGTTGTTAATATGACATGACCCAAAATCTTTATTCAGTGCATGTCATTGTAAAGGCCAAGGCTGCATCCCAAATCGCATAcatccctactatatagtaggtgaaaaacatTATGTAACAAAAGAAGTATGTCAGAATTCACACTACTCAtaagagtaggcaaaaagcacccggatgacctactacttctggTGAGATTCTGAAGATGGACACTTTACTGGATTTACAGGATTTATGATTGGCAGTGAGGTGACACAACTGACATGATAATGTGGCGAATGTAGTACATACAGATTACTTTCATCctacacacactcatactatatagaacataattgttttgttttttttagctgtcacaaagtaattacttattcaaagtaagtacctactcaagagagtatgcgatttcagacgcagccatagtctatccctcacagcctcgttTTCTTCCGTGTTAAATTCAATATAGCGTCTACCCCGACCACTGTAACCACTAATTAGAAATGGCCAAATGACCACCCCCCTCCCAATATATGATATTCTTGCAGCTGCTCTGCTGAACTCCATTACGCACCACTCGACTTGTTGTTGGGATGACAAAAAGTTGTAGAAGATATATTCCTAGTCTGATCTACCTCAGTGGTCTAACAGCGCTCGTCACTGTCTAAATGTttgagatggccaatcaaattTATACGACAGAAATGTTACCCGCAGTAACAACCACAAACGACCCACAGTAATATCCAGTGATGCAAACTTTATCAagttttgccatttttgaactgAAAACATGGTATCATGTACATTATTCATGTATAACTGTGAATGTGACGAGAccagaaacatttaatgttttcaacatATTAGACATACGAATAAGACTGCATGTGTGCATAATTTAAAAGAACATATAATTTGCAACTCAACTTGCAAgtcaattgattagttcataCCTGCAACTAGACCTAGAACTTCTACATTCTTACTGCTTTTTCTTTATTCCCTTAAATCacttttaatcttttaattatttaattcatttaaataaagccTCAACTGTTCATTTGGTATTAAAAGACAAAAACCCCACTGAAAAAGTACTGGAAAAATCATTTTTTCTGAGTTAAAAGGAGGCCGTTTCCTCAGCTAATGATCTAGACTTGAGATCATTATCCCTCACAAGTAAGAAAATATTATCCACATCCACCCTTACTTCGGTATTTTCTGACTGTAAGCGAAAAACAGTGAgctaaatgttgtttttaaatgggCGTGAACGAAAGTATCTCATGTAGAATCTCAAACTCATTTCTTTATTACAGAAGCATCAGATTTGGCCTTTAAGATGGTGATGAAAAACACCATCAATCTCAATATCAATGACATCTTCGCCATCTGGGAAGTTTTAAACAGTTGCTTCCACAGCtagaataaatattttaatacatgaGAAAAAAGCCGCAGTGACTTTTGAGAACAGTGAAGGCACCAGGACATGCCATCCATCTAGTGCAACTCAAGAGTGACAGATGATTGGAATAGAACTAACCAGGACAACGCAATCATGTTTATCAAGCACGAATCGGCCCACAGAAATAAGAATTGGGGGCGTGTCTTATCTATATTGACACGAATTGTCTCCACTCAAGAGTTCAGAACGCGTTTGGTCTTCAGTGAAGGAAGCGTATGCTCATCTTTTGTTCGACGTCCACCTTTTCCAACACCTGAGGAACAAaaagaagcattttaaaaggaatagttcaccccaaaacaAATTTTGGCATCATttattcatgtcattccaatccTTATTATATTCTTTCTTCCGTGAAACACTAAAGGGAAAACTCTAGggtgaagtatccctttaaggtgGAGCTCAAATGCTTTGAATGCTTTCCTTTTTCCAGAAATTACCTTGGTGAACTCATTGAAAGAGATACACATGTCTCCGTTAGTGTCAGCCTCCTGGATGGTTCTGTCTGCAATGCTTCCAAGCTGCTCATCAGAAATATTCACCCCCACCATCATTCTCAGCacctgaaacaaaaaaaaacgagTCTGAGTCAAAAGGCCATCTACTGTAACTAAGTTGGGAAAAGGTTCATACTGAAACCCTAGTATTTCTGAAGTCAGAAACCTGAATTTTCATGCCTATTCACTGTTGGCCCCGCCAGTTATATTAAAGTAATACAAGTAGGAAGGATActattattcatattaaatcAGTCGCTAAGACGTCCAGCCTTAAAAACAATGGTTTaagtttcttctttttttaacaataactgatcatttttatctttatctaAACTGTTTGTGCACCACATTTCAGTGTTGTTTGTTTTGACACATTGTAAAGAAgctttatgaagttttttttttttttgaatgaatgatacaACGGCTATATAATATTGACAGCTAGCGGCTGAAATaagtactgcagtccaaattaatttcaatatgcCTCTGGTCATAGAGCTTTTTAGATGGATGCCGAGGCTTTTTAGGTTGGGTAGAGTCTCTGACCCAGTTCGTTTGCTGGCTTCCATGGTCGCCAGCTGGCTGTTTTTTCCATCAACTGGCAACCCGGGTGTTGACATACCACTGCATAAATTGGCAGTGGGCAGAATCACacaggcaaaaacaaaaacagactttCTGACCCGGAACACACATTCAAAAACAGAACATGGCTGTGGTATGTCTTCCAGATAAACAAGTGTGTGAACTgaagcatgtttcctaaatatctgcaaacacattatggtatttttatgctttattacagtctcacacacgcacacacacacacacttttaaaaacTATATTGGGAAAGACAAACCAGTTTAATCAGAGCAAAGTGCTGTTGGCTATTGTAACGGTCTGAGagtaaaaaaagttataataCACTTTGCAACCAAAAAATCTGAATttgaaattacaaataaaatagtgtgacagtttaaaaataaagtgatttaaataaataaataaataattcccTGAAACAGAAAGCAACAGACCATCTAAGACCACCCTAAGATATAGGATGCATGCAGTTTTTTAGCTAAATTAACATTATAGTATTCATATATTACACAgttttatgtgttttatattttggaACAAATCATGAACCACACCTTTaatagttttttcttttttttcagattttcatgGTGAAATACAGGTTAAAATATAACCGTAGATAAGATAATGGTCACACTCTAGTTTAGGGTCCAAGTCTCACTATTAATTAacttaactaactattaactacaacttttgcctccgtaaactcctaattactgcttattaatagtaaggtagttgttaagtttaggtatcgggtaggattaagggatgtagaatatggtcatgaagaataaagcattaatttatgctttataagtactaataaatagccaacatcctagtaatatgcatgctaataagcaactagttaatagtgagaattggaccctaaactgaagtgttaacaaaataacaatttatgtagtttttttcccccttatcTATTTTTCATCTCTGACAGTAGAAGTAAAAACAATATTTCCCTGAAGTCCcgtgaattttaaaaaatgacctTCTGAAATCCAGTGGGAATGACTAAGAGTTTTCCCTGTCTACCAGAGTGTCTTCCATGAATATGAATAGCTGGTTTCAGATGGCAAGGGCAGGTGAGTCAGAGCTTCATTGTTCAGACGGTACAGAACATTCTTTTGTTTCCCATGTCAGAGCCGAGTGCAGAGGCTTTCAGTTGTACGTCATTAAGCATGATTCTCTTACCTGTAGCAGCTCGTCTCTGGAAATCTTGTCGTCTCTGTCGAGGTCGTATAACCGGAAAGCGACTGTGAAGAAATAAGAGcaaatcaaaatattatgaaaagCCTTAAATCGCAACACTATGGTTTACATGAACACACTGAAAGCTTGGCTGGTGGCAGGGAATGGCCTTCCAGAACAGAGATAAAGAGTAGCTGTGAACTAAAGCAggttaaaaacaataattaagTTTAAGACCAGGAACCGTTCAAGCCCTTCATTTTCTTTTGGGAAATGACATTTTGCCTGCTTATAAATGCTTTGAAGATACTGAAGAAATTATTGTTCTGATCTGAATTTGTATTTTCCAAAACtaattttaatgcatctttTATTTGAGGTTTATATAAAGTTTCCAAAAGGGCATTAAATGAGTTTTACAATCATTCCTTGTTGTGACTTTTTAAaccttacataaaaaaaaatagcgtTTGAGATGGTaagtttgatttatttttgtgaatcaGTTAAAACTGTCCATTTTAATGATTCTGATTCTGCCATCTGATTCAGTTATTTGTGTACAGTATATCactcaaaaaatgtaaaaatgttcatgGAGGCACTATGAACATGTTATAATTGTTTTagcaaaaatatatgtacattaTCGTTCAAAAGTTGAGCCTGTAAGATTTCTTAAGATTTcggtctcttatgctcatcaagactgcatttatttgagcaaaaatattgtaaaaatggaaaatattgtgaaatattattacaatttaaaactaatgttttctgtttaaatttattttaaaatgtaatttatttctgtgaccgaagctgaattttcagcatcattactcaagtcttcagtgtcacgtgatccttcagaaatcattctaatatgcagatttgcagctcaagaaacatttctgattattttcaatgtttctgattattatcagaataatttgattatttggaGGAAACCCTGATGGTCAGAGTAAGTGTGCATTTGATGAGTcacatgaggccacaggagaagATTTGTGAATGATagtgaagcgacgcaactgaCAACACAATGGATGTAGTACGTccaaatttcattcatactacacacattcaagCAATATAGAACATGCTTTTTTAACTGTTGTGAAGTaggtaggtactacatttggttTGAAACTTACTATATAGTTTGCGATTTTGGACACAGCATGTGAGTGGATCTATTAGAAAGGGTAACAGATTACAAAGACTTTTACAAAGGGAAGCCTTCTCGATTTTTCAGTTGAATGAAGAATTAGATTTAACTAGATACttgtaaaattacaattattattttctctctctctctttgtacTCGTTAACAATATGTTAGGTCCCCCTGCAATGGTTCTTTCGGTTTTTCCCAACTCTACAGACAGGGTTCCCACTCTTTCATGAACACCAGATTCAAGGACTTTTTAAAGCACCATTTATATTATATCGAACACCAAGCAAATTCACATCCCAGCATATGGAGCGTCATGAAAGACCTCTGACAGTACTTAATATTTTAGCATTTGCATCCATTTTAACCTGAAAGAGGCACAGAATCATTTGCAATGCAATTGTggcttataaagtcagaatatatACAATGTAATatagatataaacttgcaatttatatctcacaattctgactttataatacaCAACTGtggctttatatcacgcaattctgacttcgcaactcacaattgtgaattTAGGGTAGCGTGGGGTAGCGTAGCTCTACTGTTTTTCCCAAAATTACCACTATATAAAGTCAAGATACATTTTTGTTGTAACTATGGACTACATTGACAAGAGTGATGTAGAAGTATTCACCATGAAGCTTATGGTGATGTAGCCTACCTGAAAGGAAATGGATTTCACTGTAAATGATCTAATTTCAGCAGTaagaaaaagtgttttaaaCTTGCTGTTTTGTTGAACATACAGTAATATATGATATGAGAATAGTAAGGCCTGTAGATAGGGActatgtgttatatatatatatatatatatatatatatatatagcaaaaaTATCATATCACAATTCATGATTTGATCACAAATCTTTTTCATGTTGGTTTTACTATTTTGCCAGTGACTGAGCAGTACTGTCAAACTAATTTCCctgtattaaaaatgtgtttggttacccacattcttcaaaatatgttcttttgtgttcagcacaagacagaaatgaatacaggtttggaacaactttagagttgtcatttttcattttttggttgaactatacctttaaggaCATGTTGTCCGTCCCTTTAAGGCTTATGAGCGCAATATATTGACACGCATCCGATTTTCTCTAaactgtttactttcacttcaCACTTAACTGATGGTGtaaaccttgtgtgtatttgacagtattaGCAGAATAAAATGCGAATGATAACTTTTGTCCAGTAAATGCAGCGTTTGACAGGCTTTTAGAGTGTGCGCGCTTCGGGTGTAAAAGCACGTCAGACCAGCACACGGATAAAATGTTTTAAGACTTTAAAACgcatgcaaataataaacttttgtgaCTGTGAATAACTGCAGTGTTCCGTGAGTATAACTCTACCGCTGTGTTAACTTGTGATGTGAATGTATGTCGCTTTGCACGACACAGTATTGAGACGGAGGCGCAGAAAGCACTATAGCACGATACAATGATACTTCATCAAAAGCAGATCGTTGAGAACTTTTAATAGTCCACGATCAAAATCGAACACACTTATAAGAATGTTCATTTCGGACACAGCAGTTGTCACAGCTGCTCAAATGTTCAAACCCCACCTAATAACAAAGCAAGGGAAAGTACCGCAATGGAAAACACTCAGAAACtgattgtaaaataatattccAAAACAAATATACTAGGAAAAGGGGCATGTTATAATTTTGgcaaaaattatttcaaatttaattcaagcactttcaagTACTTTCCAGGCCTTGAATTCATAGGTGCGTTCCATTCGGCCGTAAGTGGACTGCGAAGTGGACTTCACACGGTATTTCGCCATCTTAAGTGAGATTCCATTCCGAAGGGAGCGAACAAGTTCAGTTCGAAGGGCACTGCGAACGGCATAGGGAATAAGGGAGCATCGATACATCACTTCACAGGAAGTAGAGAGGTAAAATTACCCAACTGTCATTGCGCACCACGTCACCAGTCAGAACTATGATGGAGTGGAGTCGTTGAAAGAGTTTTTAAACGGCTCTCCGATGGAGGAATTTACGTTTTGAGTATTCATACATTTTGAACGAAAGTATGAATGGTTATGGCGATGTgttacatttgtatattttattctatgaataggcatgacaaagtaaaagtgttgaAAAGCATATGAGGCTCtgtagtcatttttattttactttatttacctcAGAATTGTTTACTATGTGGCTGCGCGTGGAAAAGAAAGCGCACGAGATGAGACCCAGACCATAGATTAATACCGTTATACAGTTTACaaaatgagaatttatttttatatggcATGGCAGTTACAACTTCAAGTGACAGAGTCCATTTTAAATTCGAAAGTAAATTataatatctatttatttatgttatatcATAATCTGCACGTCACTGTCGTTGACTTTCTTTGATGATGTTTGCAGGGCGTTCCAAATGAGCGATTATTGTCAGCGAAGTCCACTTCAACTGATATACCGTGCTCAGGGAGTAGGGAGCAGTGAACACTGCGTAGGGACCctgtcgaatggaacgcagctCATGTGTCTGAAATTCAAGTGCGCGGGAACCCTGTACAGAGTAACTAATTACATCTACACCTGCAACTCATTTTGTAGCCTACACACTTGGCTGAAGGCTGAAATGGATCAGTGcctgtattttaattatttttgtgaataaaggctttttaactttttttttgtaccggAAGACATGCCTTGGACTCTTTTCTGAACTATATTTCAAACACAACCAATGAGCACCTTCTGGGATTACTTCACAAGGTCCTTCCAGCAAGAGGCCAAGCTGTTTTCTTTGATCAGTATGAGAGATGTTTGGGTTGAACTTACAGAGGAGTTTGTTGGTCCTGCTGTTGAGAGGCTCTCCAGATGTCAGGTCTTTGTTTTTCTCGTTGTCCTCCACAGGACGGAAGTGAGCCAGAGTCCTCATGAAGCCTCTAAAGTTCACCTGATCCTCACTGAGATacatatatgagagagagagagagacagagagagagagagagagagagagatacacacacatttttaaacttatattttatttcacatcGGTTGGAACGTTACTCCAGACAAGTTTAGACTCGTGCTTTACAATGTTCTTACAGACATGCCCGCAGGAAAGTTTCTCTATAATTCAAGGAATTTGAGTCCACAGTAAGAATCAAACACTCAAAACCAAATAAACCATGAAGAAACCAATAACCCATGTGACATCCCACCCACAGGCATGCGTTTTGAGAAAGCAATGGTATGGTTTGAAGAGTACTCAACATGTTGTATAATACAGTGATGGAAACTGATATGGAAACTATATCCTATGAGAAACCCAGATGAATGTGATGAAACTG is a genomic window containing:
- the chp1 gene encoding calcineurin B homologous protein 1, with product MGSRASSLLREEDIEEIKKETGFSHSQITRLYSRFHSLDKGENGALSREDFQRIPELAINPLGDRIINAFFPEGEDQVNFRGFMRTLAHFRPVEDNEKNKDLTSGEPLNSRTNKLLFAFRLYDLDRDDKISRDELLQVLRMMVGVNISDEQLGSIADRTIQEADTNGDMCISFNEFTKVLEKVDVEQKMSIRFLH